Proteins from a genomic interval of Anabrus simplex isolate iqAnaSimp1 chromosome 13, ASM4041472v1, whole genome shotgun sequence:
- the LOC136884761 gene encoding cuticle protein 21-like, producing the protein MAYKFVVLAALVAVARAGILGAPAVYAPGAPLAARAYAAPAIAAAPLGLARTAYAAPIARAVAAPVAAAIDTDYDPNPSYSYSYDVQDALTGDSKGQQESRQGDVVQGSYSLVEPDGTTRTVEYTADPINGFNAVVHRGPAVAAVAAAPVARVAAAPVAVAAAPAIARVAAAPALAYGAGLGYAGLGYGLGGHLAAKGLIG; encoded by the exons ATGGCATACAAG TTCGTCGTCTTGGCCGCCCTCGTGGCCGTCGCTAGGGCTGGTATCCTCGGCGCCCCCGCCGTCTACGCTCCTGGAGCTCCTCTGGCCGCCCGTGCCTACGCCGCCCCTGCCATCGCTGCCGCTCCCCTCGGTCTTGCCCGCACTGCCTACGCCGCCCCCATCGCCAGGGCCGTAGCTGCTCCCGTTGCCGCTGCCATTGACACCGACTACGACCCCAACCCAAGCTACAGCTACTCCTACGATGTCCAGGACGCTCTGACCGGAGACTCCAAGGGACAGCAGGAGAGCCGTCAAGGAGATGTTGTCCAGGGTAGCTACAGCCTGGTCGAGCCTGACGGCACCACCCGTACCGTAGAGTACACCGCTGACCCCATCAACGGATTCAACGCCGTCGTACACAGAGGACCCGCCGTCGCTGCCGTCGCCGCTGCCCCCGTCGCTAGGGTCGCTGCTGCCCCTGTTGCTGTAGCTGCCGCCCCCGCCATTGCCCGTGTAGCTGCCGCCCCTGCTCTGGCTTACGGAGCCGGTTTGGGATACGCTGGTTTGGGTTACGGTCTTGGAGGCCACCTCGCCGCCAAGggcctcattggttaa
- the LOC137502878 gene encoding cuticle protein 21-like — protein sequence MAFKFVVFAALVAVARAGILGAPAVYAPGAPLAARAYAAPAIAAAPLGLARAAYAAPIARAVAAPVAAAIDTDYDPNPSYSYSYDVQDALTGDSKGQQESRQGDVVQGSYSLVEPDGTTRTVEYTADPINGFNAVVHRGPAVAPVAAVAAAPVARVAAAPVAVAAAPAIARVAAAPALAYGAGLGYAGLGYGLGGHLAAKGLIG from the exons ATGGCATTCAAG TTCGTCGTCTTCGCCGCCCTCGTGGCCGTCGCTAGGGCTGGTATCCTCGGCGCCCCTGCCGTCTACGCTCCTGGAGCTCCTCTGGCCGCCCGTGCCTACGCCGCCCCTGCCATCGCTGCCGCTCCCCTCGGTCTTGCCCGCGCTGCCTACGCCGCCCCCATCGCCAGGGCCGTAGCTGCTCCCGTTGCCGCTGCCATTGACACCGACTACGACCCCAACCCAAGCTACAGCTACTCCTACGATGTCCAGGACGCTCTGACCGGAGACTCCAAGGGACAGCAGGAGAGCCGTCAAGGAGATGTTGTCCAGGGTAGCTACAGCCTGGTCGAGCCTGACGGCACCACCCGTACCGTAGAGTACACTGCTGACCCCATCAACGGATTCAACGCCGTCGTACACAGAGGACCCGCTGTCGCACCAGTAGCCGCCGTCGCCGCTGCCCCCGTCGCTAGGGTCGCTGCTGCCCCTGTTGCTGTAGCTGCCGCCCCCGCCATTGCCCGTGTAGCTGCCGCCCCTGCTCTGGCTTACGGAGCCGGTTTGGGATACGCTGGTTTGGGTTATGGTCTTGGAGGCCACCTCGCCGCCAAGGGTCTCATTGGTTGA
- the LOC136884760 gene encoding cuticle protein 21-like, translating to MAFKFVVFAALVAVARAGILGAPAVYAPGAPLAARAYAAPAIAAAPLGLARAAYAAPIARAVAAPVAAAIDTDYDPNPSYSYSYDVQDALTGDSKGQQESRQGDVVQGSYSLVEPDGTTRTVEYTADPINGFNAVVHRGPAVAAVAAAPVARVAAAPVAVAAAPAIARVAAAPALAYGAGLGYAGLGYGLGGHLAAKGLIG from the exons ATGGCATTCAAG TTCGTCGTCTTCGCCGCCCTCGTGGCCGTCGCTAGGGCTGGTATCCTCGGCGCCCCCGCCGTCTACGCTCCTGGAGCTCCTCTGGCCGCCCGTGCCTACGCCGCCCCTGCCATCGCTGCCGCTCCCCTCGGTCTTGCCCGCGCTGCCTACGCCGCCCCCATCGCCAGGGCCGTAGCTGCTCCCGTTGCCGCCGCCATTGACACCGACTACGACCCCAACCCAAGCTACAGCTACTCCTACGATGTCCAGGACGCTCTGACCGGAGACTCCAAGGGACAGCAGGAGAGCCGTCAAGGAGATGTTGTCCAGGGTAGCTACAGCCTGGTCGAGCCTGACGGCACCACCCGTACCGTAGAGTACACCGCTGACCCCATCAACGGATTCAACGCCGTCGTACACAGAGGACCCGCTGTCGCTGCCGTGGCCGCTGCCCCCGTCGCTAGGGTCGCTGCTGCCCCTGTTGCTGTAGCTGCCGCCCCCGCCATTGCCCGTGTAGCTGCCGCCCCCGCTCTGGCTTACGGAGCCGGTTTGGGATACGCTGGTTTGGGTTACGGTCTTGGAGGCCACCTCGCCGCCAAGGgtctcattggttaa